Proteins co-encoded in one Erinaceus europaeus chromosome 2, mEriEur2.1, whole genome shotgun sequence genomic window:
- the LOC132536879 gene encoding vomeronasal type-1 receptor 4-like, with translation MSSGHVAVGLVFAFQTLVGSLGNCCLLFHYLSLHFSELRARPTDVILRHLTIANSMVILSKGVTQTMAALGVTDFLSDLGCKLVFYLHRVGRGVSMGTTCLLSVCQMVTISPWTSRWAQHKNRAAQNTERYTVLTWIFSLSINLVTTLGMSRSSNSENITNRIFLDYCSVTFQYGLSTPLIAALFSVPDALSLGLMTWASGSMVSMLHRHKQQVQHLHRAHVTHRAAPETRATQSILVLVSTFVTCYALSCTCHLCIALSKHPSWWMVNFSALLAASFPTLSPFLLMSWRYRLCGPCRVCVKNTNPQYS, from the coding sequence ATGTCCTCTGGGCATGTGGCAGTGGGACTCGTCTTTGCATTCCAGACCTTAGTGGGGTCTCTGGGGAACTGCTGTCTGCTTTTCCACTACCTCTCCCTCCACTTCTCTGAGCTCAGGGCGAGGCCCACAGACGTGATTCTCAGACACCTGACCATCGCCAACTCCATGGTCATTCTCTCCAAAGGAGTCACACAGACCATGGCAGCTTTGGGGGTGACAGACTTCCTCAGTGATTTGGGCTGCAAACTTGTCTTCTACCTTCACAGGGTCGGCAGGGGGGTTTCCATGGGCACCACCTGCCTCTTGAGTGTGTGTCAGATGGTCACCATCAGCCCCTGGACCTCCAGGTGGGCCCAGCACAAAAACAGGGCTGCCCAGAACACTGAGCGCTACACAGTCCTGACCTGGATATTCAGCCTTTCTATCAACCTTGTGACTACTCTAGGAATGAGCAGGAGTTCAAACAGTGAGAACATCACAAATAGAATATTTCTTGATTATTGCTCTGTGACATTTCAATATGGATTGTCAACCCCTCTCATTGCAGCACTGTTCTCAGTTCCTGACGCGCTGTCTCTGGGCCTCATGACCTGGGCTAGTGGCTCCATGGTCTCCATGCTCCACAGGCACAAGCAGCAGGTCCAGCACCTTCACAGAGCTCATGTCACCCACAGAGCTGCCCCTGAGACCAGGGCCACACAGAGTATCCTGGTGCTGGTCAGCACCTTTGTCACCTGCTATGCCCTGTCCTGCACCTGTCACCTCTGCATTGCTCTGTCAAAGCATCCCAGCTGGTGGATGGTGAACTTCTCTGCTCTACTGGCCGCATCTTTCCCCACTCTCAGCCCCTTCCTCCTCATGAGCTGGCGCTACAGGCTGTGTGGGCCATGCCGTGTCTGTGTGAAGAACACTAACCCCCAGTATAGTTAG